GTCGAGCATGGTCATGACCATCGACTGCAGGCCGCGACCGTTGGCGACATCGGCAGCTTCGCCGGCGTCGAACGACAGCGCCATCTGCGTCACCGGAACGGCGTTGCGCTGCGCGTATTGGATCTCGATCCCGTTCGACAGCGTCGCCTTGGTGACATCCGGGAAGTCGAGGCCTGACAGCGTGCCGACCGGCGGCACTTCGCGCTTGGGACCGGGGCGTGCCGCGGTCGCATCCTTGTTGAGCTTGGCCGCCTTGCCGCCGACCGACGCCGCTTCCTGGTAAGGCGCGCGCTGGCCGGGTTCGAGGCGCAGCGAGAAGGCCGGCTTCGACAGATATTCGCGCATCGCGGTCGTCACCGCCGCCGGCGTGATCGCGGCATAGGTGGCGAGGTTCTTGGCGTACCAGTCGCTGTCGCCGGCGAAGGTCTGACCTTCGGCCAGCGTCACGGCCTTGCCGCCAAAGCCGCCGACCTGCTCGAGCCCGCGGATCTTGCCGCCGACTTCGCTCAGCGCGGCACGACGGACTTCCTCTTCGGTCGGGCCATTGGCGATATATTCGGCGACCAGTTCATCCAGGCGACGCTCGACCAGCGCCGGATCGACGCCCGGCTTCACCGTCGCCTGGACGTTGAAGATGCCGACGCGCTGGAAGGCGTAAAGACCGGCCTGGACACCCGTCGCGATCTTTTCATTGCGGACCAGCACTTCGTCGAGGCGCGAGCTGGCGAGACCGCCGAGCACCGATCCGCCGACGTCGAGCGCGGCAAGACGCGGGTCGAGCAGGCCCGGCGCCGGCCACCAGCGCGACACCTGCACCGCGGCGACATTGTCCTTCATCACCATCGACTTGGGCGCGGCAAGCACCGGCACCGCGGCCTGCGCCGGATTGTTGACCGGGCCGCGCGGGATCGATCCGAAGTACTTCTGCACCAGCGGGCGCGCTTCGGCGGCGTTCAGGTCGCCGGCCAGTACCAGCACCGCATTGTTCGGGCCGTACTTGTCGGTGAACCACTTGCCGACGTCGGCCAGGCTGGCGGCGTCGAGGTCGGCCATCGAGCCGATCGTCGAGTGCTGATACGGGTGGCCATCCGGGAAGACGTTCTTGAGCACTTCGTAGAAGACGAGGCCGCCCGGACGATTGTCGCCCTGGCGCTTCTCGTTCTGCACGACGCCGCGCTGGTTATCCAAGTTGCCCTGCGTCACCGCGCCGAGCAGGTGACCCATGCGGTCGCTTTCCATGAACAGCGCCCGGTCGAGCGCGCCGCGCGGGACCGTCTGGAAGTAATTGGTGCGATCGCTGTTGGTGGTGCCGTTGTAATCGGTCGCGCCGATCTGCTGCAGATATTCGAAGAAGTCGCCCGGCAGGTTCTCGCTGCCGTTGAACATCAGATGCTCGAACAAATGCGCGAAGCCGGTCTTGCCCTTGGGCTCGTCCTTGGCGCCGACGTTGTACCACATGGCGACGCCGACGACCGGCGCCTTGCGATCTTCATGGACGATGACGGTCAGGCCGTTGTCGAGCACGAAGCGCTGGTGCGGGATGGTGACCGCGCTCGCCAACTCGGTGACGGGCACCGGCTCGGCCTGAAGCGCCTCGGCCGGAGCGGCCGGCGGTGCGGAGGCGATGTCAGTGGTGGTCGGCGTAGTCTGGCAGGCGGCAAGCAGCGACGCGCTGGCAAGCAGCAGCGACAGGCGGCGGGCGGTCAACGTCATGAAATAACTCCCCTATGATCGGGCGGGGAGACTAGGGAGAAAGTGGCGCTACGCAACCGGCTTCGACCAACGGTCGGACCCGGTCGACCAACGGGGGCTCAGTGGCGGTGCTCGGCCACCTTGCCCTTAAGCCGTGCGACGAGGTCGTCGTTGGCGATGGTGCGATAGCGCGCGATCAGCAGGCTGACGAAGCCGAACAGGATCAGCCCGACCGCGACCAGCTGGAACAGGGTCTCACTCTGGTTGCGGAGCAGCGCCAGCGCATCGCCCGACCCGCGCATCCGCTCGTGATCCATGCCCGCCTTGACGATTGACCAGCCAACAATGCCGATCACCAGCGCCCGCGCTGCATAGCCGACCTGGCCCGCCGGCTTCATGATCGACGGCGCGCCCGCCATCCCGTCCATGAACTTGGCCTTGTAGGCGACAATCGCCTGCGCCCCCGCAACGCCCAGCACGATGATGCCGATCAGCACCAGCAGAGTGTCGCCGCCGGTCGCCTGCGACACCTGCTCGGCCGCCTGCTGCTGCGTCCCGGTCGAACCGGTCGCCTGACCGTCCTCACCGCTCGTGGTGCCGGTGCTCGTCAGCGCGCGCACCGCGATGAAGCTGAGGATCCAGTAACCGATGCCGCCGATCGCACTGAACGCGCGGCGCGCACGACCCTTCGCGTCGTCGCCCTTGCAGTCGAGGTCCATGATCGCGGCGTAAATCTTGTAGAGGCCGTAGCCGAACAGGCCGACCGCCACGAGCGCGAGCAATGCCGACCCCAGCGGCAGATCCTCGATCGCCTTTACCGTCTCTCCGGTCGACAGCGCCTTGCCGGTCGACAGTGCGATCCAGCCGAGCAGGATGTACACCAGTCCCCGCGCCGCATAGCCCAGCCGCGCCCACGTTTCGATCCGCCGCACTCGTTCCATTTGCCGTCTCCCTGTTGCGGGCATGACGGTTTAACTCCCGAAACGTTCCGGCGCGTCGCCGATGACAGCGCAACTTTGCTCTGCTAGCGGGCGGCGCGATGACTGACCTTTCCAAAATCCGCAATTTCTCGATCATCGCGCACATCGACCATGGCAAGTCGACGCTCGCCGATCGGCTGATCCAGACGACCGGCGGCCTGACCGCGCGCGAGATGACGAGCCAGGTGCTCGACAATATGGAGATCGAGCAGGAACGCGGGATCACCATCAAGGCGCAGACGGTGCGGCTGGAATGGAAGGGCTATCAGCTCAACCTGATGGACACGCCGGGCCACGTCGACTTCGCTTACGAAGTCAGCCGCAGCCTCGCCGCGTGCGAAGGCGCGCTGCTGGTCGTCGATGCGGCGCAGGGCGTCGAGGCGCAGACACTCGCGAACGTCTACCAGTCGATCGAACACGACCATGAGATCGTGCCCGTCATCAACAAGATCGACCTTCCCGCCGCCGAGCCCGAAAAGGTCCGCGCCGAGATCGAAGAAGTGATCGGGCTCGACGCGTCGAACGCGGTGATGACCTCGGCCAAGAGCGGGATCGGCATCGAGGAAGTGCTCGACGCGGTGATCGAGCGCATCCCCGCCCCCACGGGCGACCGCGACGCGCCGCTGAAAGCGATGCTGGTCGACAGCTGGTACGACCCCTACCTCGGCGTCGTCATCCTGATCCGCGTCATCGACGGCGTCATCAAGAAGGGCCAGGAAATCAAGTTCATGGCCGCGGGCACGCGCCACCTGATCGACCGCGTCGGCTGCATGCGCCCGAAGCTGGAAATCCTGCCCGAGCTCGGTCCCGGCGAGATCGGGATCATCACCGCGCAGATCAAGGAAGTCGCACAGACCCGCGTCGGCGACACCATCACCGATGCCAAGCGGCCCGCCGCCGAAGCACTGCCGGGCTTCAAGGAAGTTCAGCCGGTCGTGTTCTGCGGCCTCTTCCCGGTCGACGCGGCCGACTTCGAAAAACTGCGCGAAAGCATCAGCAAGCTGCGCCTCAACGACGCCAGCTTCAGCTTCGAGACCGAAAGCAGCGCGGCGCTCGGCTTCGGCTTCCGCTGCGGTTTCCTCGGCCTGCTCCACCTGGAGATCATCCAGGAGCGGCTGACTCGCGAATACGACCTAGACCTCATCACCACCGCGCCGAGCGTGGTGTACAAGATGGTGCTCAGCCATTCGAAGAACGAGCCGGCGCAGACGATCGAGCTTCACAATCCCGCCGACATGCCCGACGTCAACCGGATCGAGAGCATCGAGGAGCCATGGATCGAAGCGACGATCTACGTCCCCGACGAATATCTCGGCCCGATCCTGAAGCTGTGCCAGGACCGCCGTGGCATCCAGAAGAATCTCACCTACGTCGGCGGCCGCGCGCAGCTCACCTACGAATTGCCGCTCAACGAAGTGGTGTTCGACTTCTACGACCGGCTGAAGTCGATGTCGAAGGGGTATGCCAGCTTCGACTATCACCAGATCGGCAACCGCGAGGGCGACCTCGTCAAGATGAGCATCCTCGTCAACGAGGAGCCGGTCGACGCGCTCAGCATGATCGTCCACCGCGGCACCGCCGAAACGCGCGGCCGCGGCATGGTCGAACGCCTCAAGGAACTGATCCCCAGGCACTTGTTCAAGATCCCGATCCAGGCCGCGATCGGCGGTAAGGTCATCGCCCGCGAAACGATCAGCGCGATGCGCAAGGACGTCACCGCCAAATGCTACGGCGGCGACGCGACCCGCAAGCGCAAGCTGCTCGAGAAGCAGAAGAAGGGTAAGCTCAAGATGCGCGAATACGGCAGCGTGAGCATCCCGCAGGAAGCCTTCATCGCCGCCCTACGCATGGGCGACGAGAACTAAGGTTCCGGCGACGCGCAAGCGTCGTTGGAAGGTTCTCGGAGGGGACGAGAACTAAGGTTCCGGCGACGCGCAAGCGTCGTTGGAAGGTTCTCGGAGGGGACGAGAACTAAGGTTCCGGCGACGCGCAAGCGTCGTTGGAAAGTTCTCGCAAGCGACGAGAACTAAGCCCTAGTCCAGGTCCGCTGCCGCGTGCCGCTCGGCGACGAAGCCCGGGTTCTTGTCGTCGGTCTTGCGGTTGACGCGGCGGCCTCGCTGGACGGCGGGCCGGGCGGCGACTTCCTCGCGCCAGCGATTGAAGTGGCGATACTCGGCGAGCCCCAGGAATTTGGCGGCGCCGTCATAGGCCGCGCCTTCGGCGACGCCGCCGTACCACGGCCAGATCGCCATGTCGGCGATGCTATAGTCGTCGCCCGCCATGAAGCGGTTGTCGGCCAAATGCTTGTCGAGCACGTCATACTGGCGCTTCGCCTCCATCGCGTAGCGGTCGATGGCATATTCGATCTTGACCGGCGCATAGGCGTAGAAGTGGCCGAAGCCGCCGCCGAGGAAGGGCGCACTGCCCATCTGCCACATCAGCCAGCTCATTGCCGCGGTGCGCGCGGCGGGGTCGGTCGGCAGGAAGGCGCCGAACTTCTCGGCGAGATAGAGCAGGATCGCGCCGCTTTCGAACACGCGCTGCGGCTTGGCGGGATCGCTGAGGTCGAGCAGCGCGGGGATCTTCGAATTGGGATTGAGCGCGACGAAGCCCGATCCGAACTGCGCGCCCTCGCCAATGTCGATCAGCCAGGCGTCATACTCGGCGCCGGCATGGCCCGCGGCGAGCAGCTCCTCGAGCAGGATCGTGACCTTGATCCCGTTGGGAGTGCCGAGGCTGTAGAGCTGGAGCGGGTGATCGCCGCGCGGAAGCTCGGCGTCCTGGGTCGCGCCCGACACGGGGCGGTTGATGCTAGCGAACTTGCCGCCGCTGGGCTTTTCCCACTTCCAGACGGCGGGCGGGGTGTAATCGGTCATGGCGGCTCCTTCGCGTAGGCTGGCCGCGAGATGGGGGCTCAGCGCGCCAAGGCAAGGCCGGCAGCGATGGCCGCGAGGCTGACGAGCACGCTCGCGCCGACGTATAGCGCGGCGAGGCCGGGCTCCCCACGTTGCCACAGCGTAAGCGCGTCGAGGCTGAAGGCGGAAAAGGTGGTGAAGCCGCCGAGGAAGCCGGTGATCAGGAATAGTCGTGCGGGCTGCGCGGTCTGGGCGAGGTCGAATAGGCCGACCGCGAGCCCGATGGCGAAGCTGCCGACGACATTGACCGCCAGCGTGCCCCACGGGAACGCCGGACCGAGCAGGCTGAGCGCCGCGCGGCCGACGGCGAAGCGGGTGACCGAGCCGAGGCCGCCGCCAAGAAAGACGAGCAGCCAGTTCATCGCCTTAGTGCGCCTCGACCGCGTCGCTGGCAGCGGGCTTCTTGTGGAAGGGCTTGAGCGCTAGCACGATCGCGCCGCCGACGATGGCGCCGGCAATCGACGCGCCGATCGCGTTGGCGATCCATTCGACCACTGCACCGAATCCGCCGCCACCAAGCGCGACCGCAATCGAATGCGCGGTGTCGTGCACGAGGTGCGGGATCGCGGGCGCGCCGAGCTCTTCCAGACCGTGGAGCAGGATCCCGCCGCCGACCCACAGCATCGCCGCGGTGCCGATCACCGACAGCGCTTTCAGCAGCTTGGGCACGACATGGACGAGGCCCCGGCCGAACGACTGCGCCGCATTGTTGTCGCGCTCGGTCATGTGGATGCCGATGTCGTCGAGCTTCACGATCAGCCCGACCACGCCGTACACGGCGACGGTGATCGCCAGCCCGACCAGCGCAAGCGCCGCGGCCTGCATGCCGATGCTCATGCCTTCCAGCTCGTTGAGCGCGATCGCCATGATCTCGGCCGAAAGAATGAAGTCGGTGCGAACCGCGCCCGCGACCTGCCTCTTCTCCAGTTCCTCGGGCGTGTCGGCGGCCATCAAGTCGGCCTCGGCATGGTGGTCGCCGCTGATCGCCTCCAGGATCTTTTCGGTCGCTTCGAAGGCGAGGTAGGCGCCGCCGATCATCAGGATCGGGGTGATCAGGAACGGCGCGAAGGCGGCCAGTCCGATCGCGGCGGGAAGCAGGAACAGCAGCTTGTTCTTCAGGCTGCCCTTGGCGATCTTCCAGATGATCGGCAGTTCGCGGTCGGGCGACAGGCCGGTGACGTAGCGCGGGGTGACTGCGGTATCGTCGATCACCACGCCCGCCGACTTGGTCCCCGCCTTCAGCGTCGCGGCGCCGATGTCATCGACCGACGCAGCGGCAAGCTTGGCGATCATCGACACGTCGTCGAGCAGCGCGATCAGTCCGGATGGCATCGAAATTCCCCTGTTTGTCGTGCGCTTCGTTAGCGAGGCGGATCGCGGTTGGCGAGGCTCGTCAGCTTGCGTCAATCTTGGCGGCGTCAGAAAGGACGTCGATGACCTCGCTTGCCCGTTCGCGCCTCGCCGCCGCCCTGCTTGCCGCCGCTCCCGCGACGGCGGCGCCGGTGCAGACGCCCGACCAGGCGTTCGCGCAGGACGCGGTGCCTTATGCCCGCCGCTACGGAGTGAGCGAGGACCAAGCGGCGACGCGGCTGCGCGCGCTGCAGGTCAGTTCGACCGTCACCGACCGCCTGCGCGAGGCCTATCGCGACCGGCTGGTCGGCATTTCGGTCGATCATTCGCCGGCCTTGCAGATCGTTGTGTTGCTCACCGGCGACGCGCCCGTGGCCGACACGCAGGTGGTGGCCGAGGGCATTGCGATCCCGATCCGTTTTCGCACCGGCGCGCCGTTCAGCGGCGACACGGTCGTCCGCGCGATGCTCCAGCGCGGGCCGGAACTCACCGCGCTGCTGCCCAATGCGCGTGGCATGGGGCTCGACGCGCGCACCGGCGAGCTGGTGATCCTGATCCGCTCGGCCGACGCGGCGCGGCTCGACGTCGCCGACCTGAAGGCAAAGGCCGAAGCGATCACCGGGGTCCGGGTCCGGCTAGATCTCGCCGACCGCCCGATCGCCAACCTGTCGCTGACCGGCGGGGCGCGGGTGGAAGGCGTGCACAGCCTCGACGGGAAGCGTTACGCCTGCACCACCGGCTTCGCGGTCACTGACGGCGCGCGCCCGGGGATCGCGACCGCGGCGCATTGCCCCGACGAACTCACCTTCCGCGACCCCGACGGTGCGCGCGTGACCTTGCCCTATGTCAGTCAGTGGGGCGCGCGGACGCAGGACGTGCAGGTCAACCTCGCCCCCGCCGATCAGCAACCCTTTTTCTACGCGGACCGTCCCGCCGGCGCGCTGCGCAAGCTGGCGGGCGCCCGCTCGCGGCTGAGCACCCGCGCGGGCGAATGGCTGTGCCACTATGGCGAAAGCTCGGGCTATAGCTGCGCCGAGGTCGAACTGACCCAATTCGCCCCGCCCGGAACGCTCTGCGCCGGGGCGTGCGCACCAACCTGGATCACGGTGCGCACCAACGACTGCAAGAGCGGCGACAGCGGCGGCCCGGTGTTCGCGGGCGACGTCGCCTTCGGCCTGACCAAGGGCGGCAGCGGCGGCCGCGGCGCCCGCTGCAACTTCTATTTCTACATGTCGACCGACTTCCTGCCTGCCGAATGGCGCTTGATGCGCTAGAGCCGCTTTCGGCCCGAGACCGAACCGTCGATCGAGGAACGGTTAAACGAGGGCGGCCGCTCGTTCGGTCCGGCCGCCGATCACTTCGCGGACTTGGGGAAGGCCGGCAACTTCGAAATATCCCGAGGCTCGTGCTGGATGATCACGCGCGCGCCGACGTTCTTGGCCAGCCGGTCGAAGCGGTCGTGGGAGGCGAGGGTATCCGCCCGATCCGCATTGAAGGTCGGCACCCCCCGGTTCGCCACCTGCTCCTGGAAATGATATTGGTCGCCGGACAGCAGCACCGGCCCGGACGCGAGGCGCACCAGCAGTGCCGAATGCCCCGGCGTATGCCCGGGCATCGACAGCATCGTCACCCGCCCGTCACCGAAAACGTCCTGGTCGCCGGTCACTTCCGTGACCTTTGAGCCCTGCTCGAGCCAGGGAAGAAACTGCGGCTTGAGCTGATCCCTCGACCGGACGACCTCCAAATCCTTCTTGCCAATCAGCAGCGTCGCCTTGGGAAAGTCGGGGAGCTGACCGGTATGATCGTAATGGTAATGGCTGATCCCGACGAAGCTGATGTCGCCCGGCTCCACGCCAATCCGGGCGAGCTGCGGAACCAGCCGCTGCCTCAGGAAGCTGCCGTCTTTGTCCTTCGGTCTGCCCGCCAACGCGCCATCGAGTCCGGTATCCCAAAGCAGGAACCGGTCGCCATTCCTGATCAGGTAGCAGCTGGCAGAAAGCGTCCGCTTCTGACCAGCATAAAGGCCGGTGTCCGAGAAGGTGGCGAGGTCGACGTCGATCGACCCGCAATCCAGCCGCCACAACTCGGGCCCGGCGGCCTTCCTGGGAAGATCCTGCGACGCTGTACTTGCGGATGCCAGCAACAGGAGGATGGATGCGGCTGCGATCTTCATCAGATACCCTCGTCTTCATCGCTCGTCCGACCGTTCGACCACGCGAGGAGGCGAGAAAGAACGCGAACTGCCAATTCCGACGTGCGGAGGCTTGTCTTTTCTAGCCTGTCGAAAACGTCTGCTTTCGACCCATTGCGGACATTAGCCCGCCAGCCGCTGCTCATACGCTGAGAGCAACTCGCACAGCGAAGCGTGGCCGTCAGCGCTCATCTCGACGGTGTTGCGAACCGCGTGATACTCAACGTCGTTCTTGATGGAGCCGCGAGCAGCTACCCGACGCACGACCTTAGAGAACTGGAACCTCATCGCGCTCAGGCTCGGCAACCCTTTTAGCGCAAGCTCGTCGTCGATGGCTGCTACTCTATCGCGAGGCCACCCATCAGTGGCTTCAATGGTGTCCCCAATGGCCATCGCAAGACCTTGCCTCGCTTTGGCGGGAGATTGGGCCGCAAGCTGATCAAGGCAAATTACGGGATCAGTCTCGGCTGTCAGCAACTCGACTGGCACGGTGTCGCGCACCAGGCGAGCAAACGACGCACGCATTTGCTCATAGTTCTCAGCATCGATTTTCATGGCCGCAGGCTGTCATGGCAGGAGGCAGTTCGCAATGTCCGCTTTCCACCCATTGCGGACATTTCGCCGGACCACACGGAGGTTCAGGCGCTCGACGGCACAGGCGGCCGCATCACCTCGAAGTTCCTTGAAATTGGTATTTTGAAAAGCTCGCCTGAAGGTGGTTCGTCATCAGCAGTCGAAACCAGAAAATTCCTTTCTACGGTGAAGCGCGCGGCAGGAGAAAATTTTAGCGCACGAGCGCGGAACCAGGGAGTCCATTGCGCTGATCCGTCCTCCAAAACGATGAAGTATGCGGGCTGAAGCAATCGAGCGACGAGAGCTGTCATCAGAACGGCCCAGATAGCCAGCAATCCGGCCACGGAGAACCAAACAAGAAGGCGATCGCCCGTAGTGAGACTCGTGTTCGCCTCCATCCGGAAGATTGCCCACAGCGCATAGGCGCCCATGAACTGAAGGACGGCAAATCGGACCATCACGCCTCCGCGAGGAACCCGCAGACTGAAGGGGGCAATCAATTCTTCAGGCCTCTTCATGATCAACTCTCAATTGATTGGATGCGCCCAAGATCGCAAGTTTCTCAACGAGCGGCAATCTGCTCTCTCCGGTTATGCAAATGTCAGTTTTCCACCCTTAGCGGACGTTGCCCCACGTCGCGGCGAAAGCCTCGACACCAACCCCTCACAACTCGCCGCACCGGCGCGGCCGCCCACCGTTCTGGCTCTTCACCACGGAACGGCTTGCCCCCGCCCTTGTTCACTCCTTGTCGGCAGCGGCGTTTCCGCTCCTGCCACAGACAAGCGGAGACATATCATGGCGGGAGCCAAATCCGGGTCTGGAAACGACCTGACCACTGGCCAGCGCGTCGCGATCGGCGCGGGCGCGGCGGCGGCCGTCGCGGGTGCGGCGCTGCTGTTCACCAGGAAATCGGGCGGACCGTCCGACGACAAGCGCATCAGCGACGCCCCGTCGTGGACGCTTCGCGACACGCCCACGGGCGACAAGGGCGCGCTGATCGGGCGAAGCGTCACGATCAACCTGCCGCGCCGCGAAGTCTACGACCGCTGGCGCGACTTCACCCGCTTTCCCGATTTCATGGACAATGTCCGATCGGTCGAGAAGCTGGGCGACCGTCGATCGCGCTGGACGATCGAGGCGCCGGCGGGAAAGACCGTCGAACTGGTCACCGAGATTATTCACGACGTTCCCGGCGAGCGGATCGCGTGGAAGAGCGTCGAGGGCAGCGAGATCATCACCGCGGGCCAGGCGATGTTCAGCGACGCCCCTCCTGGCCGCGGTACCGTCGTCCAGCTGGTGATGACCTACGCCCCGCCTGCGGGCGCGATCGGCAAGCTGGTCGCCAAGCTGTTCCAGCGCGAACCAGCGATCCAGGCGCGCCGCGACCTTCGCCGCTTCAAGCAATTGCTCGAAACCGGCGAAGTCACGGTCAACGCCAGCCCGTCGGCGCGCAAATCCGAATCCCCCACCGAAGCCCGAATTTAGGAGCAGACCGATGCGCGCAGTAACCTGGCATGGTCGCCACGACGTCCGCGTCGACAGCGTTCCCGACCCCGAAATCGTCAATCCCCGCGATTGCATCATCAAGATCACCTCGACCGCGATCTGCGGGTCCGACCTTCACCTCTACGACGGCTACATCCCCGGCATGCGCGCCGGCGACATCCTGGGCCATGAGAATATGGGCGAAGTGGTCGAGGTCGGCGCTAAGTCCACGCTGAAAAAGGGCCAGCGCGTGGTGATCCCCTTCACCATTTCGTGCGGGTCGTGCTTCTTCTGCTCGAAGCAGCAATTTTCCGCCTGCGACAACAGCAACCCCGCCGAGACCGCCGACCCGTCCGAAATCGCTTACGGCCATTCGATGGGCGGTGCGTTCGGCTACGCCCACCTAACCGGCGGCTATGCCGGCGGACAGGCCGAATATCTGCGCGTGCCCTACAGCGACGTCGGGCCGATCGTCATCCCCGACGGGCTGGAGGACGACAAGGTCCTGTTCCTGTCCGACATCCTGCCGACCGGCTGGCAGGCCGCGGTCAATTGCGACATCGAACCCGGCGACACCGTCGCCGTGTGGGGCTGCGGCCCGGTCGGCCTGTTCGCGATCCAGTCGGCCTTCGTGCTCGGCGCGCACCGCGTCATCGCGATCGACCATTTCCCGCGCCGGCTTCAGCTCGCCAAGTCGATGGGCGCCGAGATCCTCAATTACGAGGAAGTCGACGTCCGCGACGCGCTCAACGAGATGACCGGCGGGATCGGTCCCGACGCGTGCATCGACGCGGTCGGCATGGAAAGCCACGGCATGTCGGTCGACAACATCGCCGACACGATCAAGGCGCACACCTACCTCGGCACCGACCGCCCCCACGCGCTACGCCAGGTCATTCTGGCCTGCCGCAAGGGCGGGCGGGTCTCGATTCCCGGCGTCTATGGCGGGATGGCCGACAAATTCCCGATCGGCGCGCTCATGGAAAAGGGGCTGACCGTGAAATCGGGCCAGACCCACGTCCAGAAATTCGGCCGCAAGCTGCTGGAGATGATTGGCGAGGGGAAGCTCGACACCACCTTCCTCATTTCGCATCGGTCGAGCCTCGAGGATGCGCCCGACATGTATCGTCACTGGCACGACGAACAGAACGACTACACCAAGATCGTCCTCAAGCCCGACATGGCCAAGGGCGATATCAAGACCACGAAGGAACTTGCCGATGTCGACGCGTAAACTTGCAATCGTCACTGGGGCCTCGACCGGCATCGGGCTCGAAATCGCGAAGCTGGCGGCAAAGGACGGCTACGACCTGCTGGTCGCCGCCGACACGCCGTTCGTCGATGCCGCGGCCGGGCTCCGCGGACTTGGCGTCGAGGTCGAGCAGGTCGAAGCCGATCTTTCGACCGAGCAGGGCGTTCGCCAACTGCTCGATGCGGTCGGCGGCCGCGCGGTCGACGTGCTCGTCGCCAATGCGGGGCACGGACTTGGCGGCGCCTTCCTCGACCAGTCGCCGCAGGACTGGCGCCACGTCGTCGACACCAACATCACCGGCACGATCCTGCTGGTCCAGGAGATCGCCAGGCAGATGGTCGACCGCGGCGAGGGCAGGATCCTCATCACCGGTTCGATCGCCGGCCATGTCGCGGGCGCCTTCC
Above is a genomic segment from Sphingomonas sp. LY29 containing:
- a CDS encoding SRPBCC family protein; protein product: MAGAKSGSGNDLTTGQRVAIGAGAAAAVAGAALLFTRKSGGPSDDKRISDAPSWTLRDTPTGDKGALIGRSVTINLPRREVYDRWRDFTRFPDFMDNVRSVEKLGDRRSRWTIEAPAGKTVELVTEIIHDVPGERIAWKSVEGSEIITAGQAMFSDAPPGRGTVVQLVMTYAPPAGAIGKLVAKLFQREPAIQARRDLRRFKQLLETGEVTVNASPSARKSESPTEARI
- a CDS encoding zinc-dependent alcohol dehydrogenase, with product MRAVTWHGRHDVRVDSVPDPEIVNPRDCIIKITSTAICGSDLHLYDGYIPGMRAGDILGHENMGEVVEVGAKSTLKKGQRVVIPFTISCGSCFFCSKQQFSACDNSNPAETADPSEIAYGHSMGGAFGYAHLTGGYAGGQAEYLRVPYSDVGPIVIPDGLEDDKVLFLSDILPTGWQAAVNCDIEPGDTVAVWGCGPVGLFAIQSAFVLGAHRVIAIDHFPRRLQLAKSMGAEILNYEEVDVRDALNEMTGGIGPDACIDAVGMESHGMSVDNIADTIKAHTYLGTDRPHALRQVILACRKGGRVSIPGVYGGMADKFPIGALMEKGLTVKSGQTHVQKFGRKLLEMIGEGKLDTTFLISHRSSLEDAPDMYRHWHDEQNDYTKIVLKPDMAKGDIKTTKELADVDA
- a CDS encoding SDR family NAD(P)-dependent oxidoreductase; this encodes MSTRKLAIVTGASTGIGLEIAKLAAKDGYDLLVAADTPFVDAAAGLRGLGVEVEQVEADLSTEQGVRQLLDAVGGRAVDVLVANAGHGLGGAFLDQSPQDWRHVVDTNITGTILLVQEIARQMVDRGEGRILITGSIAGHVAGAFHAVYNGTKAFVDSFAAALGNELKDSGVTVTCLKPGATETEFFRRAGMEDTKVGQSDKADPADTAKTGWDAVLKGEHAVVDGAMNKAQVIASGVLPESVTAEMHRKQAEPGSGDD